One region of Erythrolamprus reginae isolate rEryReg1 chromosome 8, rEryReg1.hap1, whole genome shotgun sequence genomic DNA includes:
- the DNAJC16 gene encoding dnaJ homolog subfamily C member 16, with amino-acid sequence MEMRRLSLSLALVLFLILALQILSAVDFDPYRILGVSRTANQADIKKAYKKLAREWHPDKNKNPGAEDRFIQISKAYEILSNEEKRLNFDRYGDLGENQGFPHQQQQQQGGGHRHAHPFHESFYFDESFFHFPFNAERPQESIDEKYLLHFSHYVNEVVPESFRKPFLIKITSDWCFSCVHIEPVWQEVVQELEALGVGIGVIHAGYERRLAQHLGAHSTPSILGLVNGKVTFFHNAVVPENLRQFVESLLPGPLVEKITDKNYVRFLSSWKEENKPHVLLFDHLPLAPLLYKLVAFAYRDHLSFGYVYVGLRGTEELSRQYNINVYTPTMMVFKEQVKKPADVIQARHLKKQLIDDFLSQNKFLLASRLTSQKLFQELCPVKKSHRQHKYCVVLAMGTGEKYAEGYEAFLAFAVANTKETLRFAHIYGDNQPDFVHTLLPGDTWFQAKSAVLILERRTNSGQVAFRTLEEPWTGSEQGSFTLLDFLDRLRTDASFLASQAVLADLTDELAPVFFLRWAYSAVDYTTDCWESLFRSNWREMMPLLSLIFSALFILFGTVIVQAFSDSSDERDLPPPKKEDSPPKSEKSDTSFSKEDRVPKKYSVKVTELTDITYASNLVRLRPGHINVVLVLSSATKTPLLQRFAQEVFTFTGSGCLHFSFLSLDKHREWLEAVLEFAQDTAPVPNQYDQHFLERDYAGYVLALNGHKKYFCLFRPPQPEEGPPRQEDHETTGGSAGGAPARGPPKAKLQRLSLWMERLLEGSLQRSYLPSWPPLD; translated from the exons ATGGAGATGAGACGGCTCAGTCTCTCCCTGGCGCTGGTCCTCTTTCTCATCCTGGCCTTGCAAATATTGTCTGCCGTCGATTTTGACCCGTATCGGATCCTGGGCGTCAGCAGGACTGCGAACCAGGCGGATATTAAAAAAGCCTACAAGAAACTCGCCCGGGAGTG GCACCCGGACAAGAATAAAAACCCAGGAGCGGAAGACAGGTTTATACAAATCAGCAAAGCCTACGAG ATCCTGTCCAACGAGGAGAAGCGGCTGAACTTTGACCGCTACGGCGACCTGGGCGAGAACCAGGGCTTCCctcaccagcagcagcagcagcaggggggggggcaccGCCACGCGCACCCCTTCCACGAGAGCTTCTACTTCGACGAGTCCTTCTTCCACTTCCCCTTCAACGCGGAGCGCCCCCAGGAGTCCATCGACGAGAAGTACCTGCTCCACTTCTCCCACTACGTCAACGAGGTCGTCCCCGAGAGCTTCCGGAAGCCCTTCCTGATCAAGATCACCTCCGACTGGTGCTTCAGCTGCGTCCACATCGAGCCCGTCTGGCAGGAGGTGGTGCAGGAGCTGGAGGCCCTGG GTGTGGGGATCGGCGTCATCCACGCGGGCTACGAGCGGCGCCTGGCCCAGCACCTCGGAGCACACAGCACCCCCTCCATCCTGGGCCTGGTCAACGGGAAGGTCACCTTCTTCCACAACGCGGTCGTCCCTGAGAACCTCCGGCAGTTTGTGGAGAGCCTCCTGCCGGGGCCGCTGGTGGAGAAG ATCACAGACAAGAACTACGTCCGCTTCCTGTCCAGCTGGAAGGAGGAGAACAAGCCCCACGTCCTGCTCTTTGACCACCTGCCCCTGGCGCCCCTCCTGTACAAG CTGGTGGCCTTCGCGTACAGAGACCACCTCTCCTTCGGCTACGTCTACGTGGGGCTCCGTGGCACCGAAGAACTCTCCCGGCAATACAACATCAACGTCTACACGCCCACCATGATGGTCTTCAAGGAGCAGGTCAAGAAGCCGGCCGACGTCATCCAG gcccGCCACCTGAAGAAGCAGCTGATTGACGACTTCCTGTCCCAGAACAAATTCCTCCTGGCCTCCCGCCTGACCAGCCAGAAGCTCTTCCAGGAGTTGTGTCCCGTGAAGAAATCTCACCGTCAGCACAA GTACTGTGTAGTCCTGGCCATGGGCACCGGGGAGAAGTACGCGGAGGGCTACGAGGCCTTCCTGGCCTTTGCAGTGGCCAACACGAAGGAGACCCTGCGGTTTGCCCATATCTACGGGGACAACCAGCCGGACTTTGTCCACACTCTGCTCCCAGGGGACACCTGGTTTCAGGCCAAGTCGGCT GTGCTGATCCTGGAGAGGCGCACCAACTCGGGGCAGGTGGCGTTCCGGACGCTGGAGGAGCCATGGACGGGCTCAGAGCAAGGGTCCTTCACCCTGCTGGACTTCCTGGACCGCCTGAGGACGGAcgcctccttcctggcctcccaGGCCGTCCTGGCCGACCTGACGGATGAGCTGGCCCCC GTTTTCTTCCTCCGGTGGGCCTACTCGGCTGTGGACTACACCACGGACTGCTGGGAGAGCCTCTTCCGCAGCAACTG GCGGGAGATGATGCCCTTGCTCTCCCTGATCTTCTCGGCCCTTTTCATCCTCTTCGGGACGGTCATCGTCCAGGCCTTCAG CGATTCGAGTGACGAGAGGGACCTGCCTCCCCCCAAGAAGGAGGACTCTCCCCCCAAGAGCGAGAAGAGTGACACCAGCTTCTCCAAAGAGGACAG GGTCCCCAAGAAGTACTCGGTGAAGGTGACGGAGCTGACGGACATCACCTACGCCAGCAACCTGGTGCGGCTGCGTCCCGGCCACATCAACGTGGTGCTGGTCCTCTCCAGCGCCACCAAGACCCCCCTGCTGCAGCGCTTCGCCCAGGAGGTCTTTACCTTCACCGG GAGCGGCTGCCTGCACTTCTCCTTCCTGAGCCTGGACAAGCACCGGGAGTGGCTGGAGGCCGTGCTGGAGTTTGCGCAGGACACGGCCCCCGTCCCCAACCAGTACGACCAGCACTTCCTGGAGCGCGACTACGCCGGCTACGTCCTTGCCCTCAACGGCCACAAGAAGTACTTCTGCCTCTTCCGGCCCCCCCAGCCCGAGGAGGGCCCCCCCCGCCAGGAGGACCATGAGACGACGGGCGGCAGTGCTGGGGGGGCCCCTGCGCGGGGGCCCCCGAAGGCCAAGCTGCAGCGACTCTCCCTCTGGATGGAGCGGCTCCTGGAGGGCTCCCTGCAGAGGTCCTACCTGCCCTCCTGGCCCCCCCTGGACTGa
- the AGMAT gene encoding guanidino acid hydrolase, mitochondrial isoform X1: protein MAISRAPRLGQGWVAAFSCPTFWLLQEGGRRGRREGLTFVQDSCPGSSLLRMPRGSMAGLLAAGTHGFLRGPLLGLPLVHSCPIGPHTPGASFLRGPLARKLPCARRASGSAFNVPPSAEDTARPVGIGSMFKLPLWDSAEGLDVAFVGVPLDIGTSHRPGTRFGPGHLRTESILVRRYNPSTGADPFHSLRVADLGDVDINLFDLKDSCRRVREAFRGIMSGGCIPLTLGGDHTITYPILQAVAEKHGPVALVHVDAHTDTADLALGERIYHGSPFRRSVEEGLLDSQRVFQIGIQGSSYSPDPYRFSWDQGFRVVLAEECWGKSLAPLMVEVRGQVGDRPLYISFDIDALDPAFAPGTGTPEIAGLTPAQALEIIRGCQGLRIVGADLVEVAPMYDLSGSTGVLGANLLFELLCALPGVKRQPVPQQADSTSRD from the exons ATGGCCATCTCAAGGGCTCCTCGGCTGGGCCAGGGCTGGGTGGCTGCGTTCTCCTGCCCGACCTTTTGGCTgctgcaggagggagggaggaggggacggAGGGAGGGGCTGACCTTTGTCCAGGACAGCTGCCCAGGCTCTTCACTGCTGCGGATGCCCAGGGGCAGCATGGCTGGTCTCTTGGCTGCCGGGACCCATGGCTTCCTCCGGGGGCCCCTCCTGGGCCTCCCACTCGTGCACTCCTGCCCCATCGGCCCCCACACTCCCGGGGCTTCCTTCCTGCGGGGGCCCCTGGCCAGGAAGCTGCCCTGTGCTCGCCGGGCGTCAGGCTCTGCCTTCAACGTGCCCCCCAGCGCTGAGGACACGGCCAGGCCGGTGGGCATCGGCTCCATGTTCAAGCTGCCCCTGTGGGATTCGGCCGAAGGGCTGGACGTGGCCTTTGTGGGCGTCCCTCTGGACATCGGCACCAGCCACCGCCCCGGGACcag GTTTGGGCCGGGGCACCTCCGTACAGAGTCCATCCTGGTGCGCAGATACAACCCCTCCACGGGGGCCGACCCCTTCCACTCGCTCCGGGTGGCCGACCTCGGGGACGTGGACATCAACCTCTTTGACCTGAAGGACAGCTGCCGGAGGGTCCGGGAAGCCTTCCGGGGGATCATGTCCGGGGGCTGCATTCCCCTCACGCTGG GTGGAGACCACACCATCACCTACCCCATCCTGCAGGCCGTGGCAGAAAA ACACGGTCCGGTGGCCCTGGTGCACGTGGACGCCCACACAGACACGGCCGACCTGGCGCTGGGGGAGCGCATCTACCACGGCAGCCCCTTCCGGCGGTCAGTGGAGGAGGGCCTGCTGGACAGCCAGAGGGTCTTCCAGATCGGCATCCAGGGCTCCTCCTACTCTCCGGACCCCTACCGCTTCTCCTGGGACCAG GGCTTCCGGGTGGTGCTGGCGGAGGAGTGCTGGGGGAAGTCCTTGGCCCCCCTGATGGTGGAGGTGAGGGGGCAGGTGGGTGACCGGCCGCTCTACATCAGCTTCGACATCGATGCACTGGACCCGGCCTTCGCTCCCGGCACGGGGACCCCCGAGATAGCCGGCCTCACCCCGGCCCAG GCCCTGGAGATCATCCGAGGCTGCCAAGGGCTCCGCATTGTGGGGGCCGACCTGGTGGAAGTGGCCCCCATGTACGACCTGTCCG GCAGCACGGGGGTCCTGGGGGCCAACCTGCTCTTTGAACTGCTGTGCGCCCTCCCCGGGGTGAAGAGGCAGCCTGTCCCGCAACAGGCTGACTCCACGTCACGCGACTAG
- the AGMAT gene encoding guanidino acid hydrolase, mitochondrial isoform X2, translated as MAISRAPRLGQGWVAAFSCPTFWLLQEGGRRGRREGLTFVQDSCPGSSLLRMPRGSMAGLLAAGTHGFLRGPLLGLPLVHSCPIGPHTPGASFLRGPLARKLPCARRASGSAFNVPPSAEDTARPVGIGSMFKLPLWDSAEGLDVAFVGVPLDIGTSHRPGTRFGPGHLRTESILVRRYNPSTGADPFHSLRVADLGDVDINLFDLKDSCRRVREAFRGIMSGGCIPLTLGGDHTITYPILQAVAEKHGPVALVHVDAHTDTADLALGERIYHGSPFRRSVEEGLLDSQRVFQIGIQGSSYSPDPYRFSWDQGFRVVLAEECWGKSLAPLMVEVRGQVGDRPLYISFDIDALDPAFAPGTGTPEIAGLTPAQALEIIRGCQGLRIVGADLVEVAPMYDLSGAGGG; from the exons ATGGCCATCTCAAGGGCTCCTCGGCTGGGCCAGGGCTGGGTGGCTGCGTTCTCCTGCCCGACCTTTTGGCTgctgcaggagggagggaggaggggacggAGGGAGGGGCTGACCTTTGTCCAGGACAGCTGCCCAGGCTCTTCACTGCTGCGGATGCCCAGGGGCAGCATGGCTGGTCTCTTGGCTGCCGGGACCCATGGCTTCCTCCGGGGGCCCCTCCTGGGCCTCCCACTCGTGCACTCCTGCCCCATCGGCCCCCACACTCCCGGGGCTTCCTTCCTGCGGGGGCCCCTGGCCAGGAAGCTGCCCTGTGCTCGCCGGGCGTCAGGCTCTGCCTTCAACGTGCCCCCCAGCGCTGAGGACACGGCCAGGCCGGTGGGCATCGGCTCCATGTTCAAGCTGCCCCTGTGGGATTCGGCCGAAGGGCTGGACGTGGCCTTTGTGGGCGTCCCTCTGGACATCGGCACCAGCCACCGCCCCGGGACcag GTTTGGGCCGGGGCACCTCCGTACAGAGTCCATCCTGGTGCGCAGATACAACCCCTCCACGGGGGCCGACCCCTTCCACTCGCTCCGGGTGGCCGACCTCGGGGACGTGGACATCAACCTCTTTGACCTGAAGGACAGCTGCCGGAGGGTCCGGGAAGCCTTCCGGGGGATCATGTCCGGGGGCTGCATTCCCCTCACGCTGG GTGGAGACCACACCATCACCTACCCCATCCTGCAGGCCGTGGCAGAAAA ACACGGTCCGGTGGCCCTGGTGCACGTGGACGCCCACACAGACACGGCCGACCTGGCGCTGGGGGAGCGCATCTACCACGGCAGCCCCTTCCGGCGGTCAGTGGAGGAGGGCCTGCTGGACAGCCAGAGGGTCTTCCAGATCGGCATCCAGGGCTCCTCCTACTCTCCGGACCCCTACCGCTTCTCCTGGGACCAG GGCTTCCGGGTGGTGCTGGCGGAGGAGTGCTGGGGGAAGTCCTTGGCCCCCCTGATGGTGGAGGTGAGGGGGCAGGTGGGTGACCGGCCGCTCTACATCAGCTTCGACATCGATGCACTGGACCCGGCCTTCGCTCCCGGCACGGGGACCCCCGAGATAGCCGGCCTCACCCCGGCCCAG GCCCTGGAGATCATCCGAGGCTGCCAAGGGCTCCGCATTGTGGGGGCCGACCTGGTGGAAGTGGCCCCCATGTACGACCTGTCCG gggcagggggaGGCTAA